In the Pseudomonas sp. ADAK2 genome, one interval contains:
- the tssF gene encoding type VI secretion system baseplate subunit TssF, whose translation MSFNHYYQSELTALRQLGRRFAERSPALAPFLGQAGRDPDVERLLEGFAFLTGRLRQKLDDELPELSHSLMHLLWPNYMRPLPAFSILQFDPLKRSGPALMVERDTPVESVPIDDVRCRFRTCYPTEVLPLDLAALNYSVKGDGSLLSLRLEMSADGHLGELELSRLRLHFAGERYISQMLYLSLLRNLEGIELIPLDGAGKPINGVNGTPMAFKMPGDRVQPVGFAEEEALIPYPLNTFRGYRYLQEYFAFQDKFLFVDINGLDLLKALPEDTLKQVRGLELRFDIRKSGIQRLRPTLDNVKLYCTPIVNLFKHDALPIRLDGKQDEYLLLPAEFDLESCGVFSVETVTGWKPGGLGYQEYVPFESFEHDPSFDVPNSRPHYSIRQRSSSLHDGLDTYLSFGIRHTEAHETLSIELMCTNQNLPRKLKLGDISQACEETPEFLSFRNITPATPSYAPPLNRDFLWKLISNMSLNYLSLADVNALKVILETYDLPRYYDQHAEKVSKRLLGGLKSIKHQHVDRLHRGLPVRGLRTELTIDPEGYIGEGDLFVFASVLNEFFALYASLNSYHELRVKSTQGEVYQWTPRMGLQPLL comes from the coding sequence GTGTCCTTTAACCACTACTACCAAAGCGAGCTCACCGCACTTCGCCAGTTGGGTCGTCGATTCGCCGAGCGTAGCCCGGCGTTGGCGCCTTTCCTGGGCCAGGCCGGACGGGATCCGGACGTGGAGCGGTTGCTTGAGGGCTTCGCTTTCCTGACCGGGCGCCTACGCCAGAAACTCGATGACGAGCTACCGGAACTCAGCCATTCGCTGATGCACCTGCTGTGGCCCAACTACATGCGGCCGCTGCCGGCGTTCAGCATTTTGCAGTTCGACCCGTTGAAGCGTTCCGGGCCGGCGTTGATGGTCGAGCGCGATACGCCGGTGGAAAGCGTACCGATCGATGATGTGCGCTGCCGCTTCCGTACCTGCTACCCGACCGAAGTCCTGCCGCTGGACCTCGCCGCACTGAATTACTCGGTGAAGGGCGACGGTTCGCTGCTGAGCCTGCGTCTGGAGATGAGCGCCGACGGTCACCTCGGTGAGCTGGAACTGAGCCGCTTGCGCCTGCACTTTGCCGGCGAGCGCTACATCAGCCAGATGCTCTATTTGAGCCTGCTGCGCAACCTCGAAGGCATCGAGCTGATCCCGCTCGACGGCGCCGGCAAACCCATCAATGGCGTCAACGGCACGCCGATGGCGTTCAAGATGCCCGGCGACCGCGTGCAACCGGTGGGTTTTGCCGAAGAAGAAGCGTTGATCCCATATCCGCTGAACACCTTCCGCGGCTACCGCTACTTGCAGGAATACTTCGCCTTCCAGGACAAATTCCTGTTCGTCGATATCAACGGTTTGGACCTGCTCAAGGCGCTGCCTGAAGACACCCTCAAGCAAGTGCGCGGCCTCGAATTGCGCTTCGACATTCGCAAGAGTGGCATTCAGCGCCTGCGTCCGACTCTGGACAATGTGAAGTTGTACTGCACGCCCATCGTCAACTTGTTCAAACATGATGCGTTGCCGATCCGCCTCGATGGCAAGCAAGACGAATACTTGCTGCTGCCGGCCGAGTTCGATCTGGAAAGCTGCGGTGTGTTCTCCGTCGAAACAGTGACGGGCTGGAAGCCGGGCGGCCTCGGGTATCAGGAATACGTGCCGTTCGAATCCTTCGAGCACGACCCGAGTTTCGACGTGCCCAACAGCCGTCCGCACTACAGCATCCGCCAGCGTTCGTCCTCGTTGCACGACGGCCTCGACACCTACCTGAGCTTCGGCATCCGCCACACCGAAGCCCACGAAACCCTGTCGATCGAGTTGATGTGCACCAACCAGAACCTGCCGCGCAAGCTCAAGCTCGGCGACATCAGCCAGGCCTGCGAAGAGACGCCGGAGTTCCTGAGTTTCCGCAACATCACCCCGGCCACGCCGAGTTACGCGCCGCCGCTGAACCGTGACTTCCTCTGGAAGCTGATCAGCAACATGTCGCTTAACTACCTGTCGCTGGCCGACGTCAACGCGTTGAAGGTAATTCTCGAAACCTACGACCTGCCGCGTTACTACGACCAACACGCAGAAAAAGTCAGCAAACGCCTGCTGGGCGGGCTCAAGTCGATCAAGCACCAGCACGTCGACAGATTGCACCGAGGGTTGCCGGTTCGCGGATTGCGCACCGAGCTGACCATCGACCCGGAAGGGTATATCGGCGAGGGCGACCTGTTCGTTTTCGCTTCGGTTCTTAACGAGTTTTTCGCGCTTTACGCCAGTCTCAATTCGTACCACGAGCTGCGCGTAAAAAGCACACAGGGAGAGGTGTACCAATGGACACCACGTATGGGCCTTCAGCCCCTGCTTTAA
- the tssG gene encoding type VI secretion system baseplate subunit TssG, whose protein sequence is MDTTYGPSAPALSGLTRGIREYSLFQAVLLVVDRLREAHPHLSQDDLYDQLEFQANPSLGFPGSDVDRVEFFTEHGHLRARMRFNLIGLVGSGSPLPAFYGEQALGDSEDGNPTRNFLDLFHHRLQRLMLPIWRKYRYRASFESGALDPFSAQLFALIGLGGEEIRKAKELNWKRLLPYLGLLSLRAHSAALIEAVLRYYFKHAELTIEQCIERRVEILDEQRNRLGRANSMLAEDLVLGEHVRDRSGKFRIHIRELDWLRFHEFLPIGFGYQPLCALVRFTLRDPLDYDIRLVLRQEEIRELRIGEQNACRLGWTSWLGREKADGVVTLGSKIH, encoded by the coding sequence ATGGACACCACGTATGGGCCTTCAGCCCCTGCTTTAAGCGGGCTGACCCGAGGAATACGCGAGTACTCGCTGTTTCAGGCCGTGCTGCTGGTGGTTGACCGGCTGCGCGAGGCCCACCCGCACCTGAGCCAGGACGACTTGTACGACCAGCTGGAATTCCAGGCCAACCCGAGCCTGGGTTTCCCTGGCAGTGACGTTGATCGCGTGGAGTTTTTCACCGAGCACGGGCACCTGCGCGCGCGCATGCGTTTCAACCTGATCGGCCTGGTCGGTTCCGGTTCGCCGCTGCCGGCGTTCTACGGCGAACAAGCCTTGGGCGACAGCGAAGACGGCAACCCGACGCGCAACTTCCTCGACCTGTTCCACCATCGCCTGCAACGGCTGATGCTGCCGATCTGGCGCAAGTACCGCTACCGCGCCAGCTTCGAGAGCGGCGCCCTCGACCCGTTCTCCGCGCAGCTGTTTGCGTTGATCGGTCTGGGCGGCGAAGAGATCCGCAAGGCCAAGGAACTGAACTGGAAACGCCTGCTGCCGTACCTCGGGTTGCTCAGTTTGCGCGCGCACTCGGCGGCGTTGATCGAAGCGGTGTTGCGGTACTACTTCAAGCACGCCGAACTGACCATCGAGCAGTGCATCGAGCGTCGCGTGGAAATCCTCGACGAGCAGCGCAATCGTTTGGGCCGCGCCAACAGCATGCTCGCCGAAGACCTGGTACTCGGCGAGCACGTGCGCGACCGCAGCGGCAAATTCCGCATTCACATCCGGGAGCTCGACTGGCTGCGTTTTCACGAATTCCTGCCGATCGGTTTCGGCTACCAGCCGCTGTGTGCGCTGGTGCGGTTCACCCTGCGTGACCCGCTTGATTACGACATTCGCCTGGTGCTGCGCCAGGAAGAAATCCGCGAACTGCGAATCGGTGAGCAGAACGCCTGTCGCCTGGGGTGGACCAGTTGGCTCGGCCGCGAAAAAGCGGACGGCGTGGTGACCCTCGGCAGCAAAATTCATTAA
- a CDS encoding sigma-54 interaction domain-containing protein yields the protein MFTQVPQPLVYAEALLAQFASLSRAADGTALLGDFVRGLAELSGCELTQLYLLDATHTCLGMNAECLNGTLQLQGAASLPADYTGEQLLQFALCQNRVVCLSELSGSLHETSFLPLQATPWQSLLCVPLVNQQKAVEGLLLCASPRHIALQGFADSLGQLGSFVLGQLHLLQRLRQPASAAAPVTRGAPSVSGYGLIGKSAAMRQTYSLISKVLHSPYTVLLRGETGTGKEVVARAIHDCGPRRSQAFIVQNCAAFPENLLESELFGYRKGAFTGADRDRAGLFDAANGGTLLLDEIGDMPLSLQAKLLRVLQEGEIRPLGSNDTHKIDVRIIAATHRDLAVLVNEGKFREDLYYRLAQFPIELPALRQREGDILDLARHFAEKACAFLQRDAVRWSEAALDHLSGYAFPGNVRELKGLVERAVLLCEGGELLAEHFSLRMEAMPEDNSGLNLRERLEQVERSLLLDCLRKNDGNQTLAARELGLPRRTLLYRLGRLNINLGDFDG from the coding sequence ATGTTCACTCAAGTGCCGCAACCACTGGTCTACGCCGAAGCCTTGCTGGCGCAATTCGCCAGCCTGTCGCGGGCGGCGGACGGTACTGCGCTGCTGGGTGACTTCGTGCGCGGTTTGGCCGAGCTCAGTGGTTGCGAGTTGACCCAGTTGTACCTGTTGGACGCGACCCACACTTGCCTGGGCATGAACGCCGAGTGCCTCAATGGCACCCTGCAACTCCAGGGCGCGGCGAGCCTGCCGGCGGATTACACCGGTGAACAACTGCTGCAATTCGCCCTGTGCCAGAACCGCGTGGTGTGCCTCAGCGAGTTGAGCGGCAGCCTGCACGAAACCAGTTTCCTGCCGCTGCAGGCCACGCCTTGGCAGTCGCTGTTGTGCGTGCCGCTGGTCAATCAGCAGAAGGCTGTCGAAGGCTTGCTGCTGTGCGCCAGTCCCCGGCACATCGCCCTGCAAGGCTTTGCCGATTCCCTCGGGCAACTGGGTTCGTTCGTGCTCGGCCAACTGCATCTGCTGCAACGCCTGCGCCAGCCTGCAAGTGCCGCCGCGCCGGTCACCCGTGGTGCTCCGAGTGTCAGCGGCTATGGCTTGATCGGTAAAAGTGCGGCCATGCGCCAGACTTATTCGCTGATCAGCAAAGTTCTGCACAGCCCGTACACCGTGCTGTTGCGCGGCGAAACCGGCACTGGCAAGGAAGTGGTCGCGCGGGCGATTCACGACTGCGGCCCGCGCCGTTCCCAGGCGTTCATCGTGCAGAACTGCGCGGCGTTCCCCGAGAACCTGCTGGAAAGCGAACTGTTCGGCTACCGCAAAGGCGCGTTCACCGGCGCTGATCGTGACCGCGCGGGGCTGTTCGATGCGGCCAACGGCGGCACTTTGCTGCTCGATGAAATCGGCGACATGCCGTTGTCCCTGCAAGCCAAGCTGTTGCGCGTGTTGCAGGAAGGCGAGATCCGGCCGCTGGGTTCCAACGACACCCACAAAATCGACGTGCGCATCATCGCCGCGACGCACCGGGATCTGGCGGTGCTGGTCAACGAAGGCAAATTCCGCGAGGACTTGTACTACCGCCTCGCGCAATTCCCGATCGAGTTGCCGGCCCTGCGTCAGCGCGAAGGCGATATCCTCGACCTGGCCCGGCACTTCGCCGAAAAGGCCTGCGCGTTCTTGCAGCGGGATGCGGTGCGTTGGTCCGAAGCGGCGCTGGATCACCTGTCCGGTTACGCCTTCCCCGGCAACGTGCGCGAACTCAAAGGCCTGGTCGAACGCGCGGTGCTGCTGTGCGAGGGCGGCGAGTTGCTGGCCGAGCATTTTTCCCTGCGCATGGAAGCCATGCCGGAAGACAACAGCGGCTTGAACCTGCGCGAACGCCTGGAGCAGGTCGAGCGCAGCCTGCTGCTCGATTGCCTGCGCAAAAACGACGGCAACCAGACCCTTGCCGCCCGTGAACTCGGGTTGCCGCGTCGCACGCTGCTGTATCGCCTTGGGCGCTTGAATATCAATTTGGGTGACTTCGATGGCTGA
- the tagH gene encoding type VI secretion system-associated FHA domain protein TagH — MELVFEMLNTKQFVPTDLCQKTFKQAGGVIGRGEDCDWIIPDRKRHLSNHHVDISYREGTFFLTDTSSNGVQDGQSGARLRKGEAVRIEHGSTYVLGDFEIRARLVRDPATFDVEVGRPQAAGSIIPDDAFLDLDPMNALDQQERVYSEIDELISPRNAPEDTRQRADYARIDMESLMVPELIDAPAEPAPAPAPKAVERQSDGFWEHFGAALGVDLKGLDHDAREALALHAARLLRQSVGGLQQSLRTRSELKNELRLAQTLVQGNQKNPLKFAVDPGEALEILLQPNKPGQMPAEQAISRSFRDLQAHQVALLTASRAAVRGTLEHFSPEQLTLRFERDNKPILATSGSRWRAYGRYHQALRQDDDWSERLLARDFAQAYEEQIRLISTLHTDHQG, encoded by the coding sequence ATGGAACTGGTTTTCGAAATGCTGAACACCAAGCAGTTCGTGCCCACGGATTTGTGCCAGAAGACCTTCAAACAGGCCGGTGGCGTGATTGGCCGGGGCGAGGATTGCGACTGGATCATCCCGGACCGCAAGCGTCACCTGTCCAACCACCATGTGGACATCAGCTACCGCGAAGGCACTTTCTTCCTGACCGACACCAGCAGCAACGGTGTTCAGGATGGGCAGAGCGGCGCGCGCCTGCGCAAGGGTGAAGCGGTGCGAATCGAACACGGCAGCACCTACGTGCTGGGTGACTTTGAGATCCGTGCGCGGCTGGTGCGCGATCCGGCGACCTTCGACGTCGAAGTCGGCCGTCCGCAGGCCGCGGGCAGCATTATTCCTGACGATGCGTTCCTCGACCTCGACCCGATGAATGCCCTCGACCAGCAGGAGCGCGTGTACTCGGAAATCGACGAACTGATCTCCCCGCGTAACGCGCCCGAGGACACCCGTCAACGCGCGGACTATGCGCGTATCGACATGGAAAGCTTGATGGTGCCGGAGCTGATCGACGCCCCGGCCGAACCTGCGCCAGCCCCGGCACCGAAAGCCGTGGAGCGTCAGAGCGATGGTTTTTGGGAGCACTTCGGTGCCGCGCTGGGTGTGGACCTCAAAGGCCTCGACCACGACGCCCGCGAAGCCTTGGCGCTGCACGCTGCGCGTCTGCTGCGCCAAAGCGTCGGCGGCTTGCAACAGAGCCTGCGCACCCGCAGCGAGTTGAAAAACGAATTGCGCCTGGCCCAGACCCTGGTTCAGGGTAACCAGAAAAATCCGCTGAAATTTGCCGTGGATCCGGGTGAAGCGCTGGAGATTTTGCTGCAGCCAAACAAGCCGGGGCAGATGCCGGCCGAGCAGGCGATCTCCCGCTCGTTCCGCGATTTGCAGGCGCACCAGGTGGCGTTGCTGACCGCCAGCCGCGCAGCGGTGCGCGGCACGCTGGAACACTTCTCGCCTGAGCAGTTGACCTTGCGTTTCGAGCGCGACAACAAACCGATCCTCGCCACCTCCGGCAGCCGCTGGAGAGCCTACGGCCGTTATCACCAGGCCCTGCGCCAGGACGATGACTGGAGCGAGCGCCTGTTGGCCCGCGACTTTGCCCAGGCTTACGAAGAACAGATCCGCCTGATTTCCACCCTACACACCGACCACCAAGGATGA
- the tssJ gene encoding type VI secretion system lipoprotein TssJ — MSRCSTAFFKTLTALTALVLLAGCSSLSPYSTVTKLNLKLTASDQLNPDLNGRPSPIVVRLFELKHPVTFENADFFSLYERAKESLAPDLVASEELELRPGESVELKLSVEEGSRYVGVLAAYRDLPETKWRYTVQLTPVELTEADLTLDQAGIRNTNETLAKAVD, encoded by the coding sequence ATGTCTCGCTGCTCGACCGCTTTTTTCAAGACGCTGACTGCGCTGACGGCCCTGGTGCTGCTGGCCGGCTGCTCGTCGCTGTCGCCGTATTCCACCGTGACCAAACTCAACCTGAAGTTGACCGCCAGCGACCAGCTGAACCCGGACCTCAATGGGCGTCCGTCGCCGATCGTGGTGCGCCTGTTCGAGCTCAAGCACCCGGTGACCTTCGAGAACGCTGACTTCTTCAGTCTGTACGAGCGCGCCAAGGAATCCCTGGCCCCGGACCTGGTGGCCAGCGAAGAGCTGGAACTGCGTCCGGGCGAATCCGTGGAGCTCAAGCTCAGCGTGGAGGAGGGCAGCCGTTACGTCGGCGTCCTCGCTGCCTACCGCGACCTGCCGGAAACCAAATGGCGCTACACGGTGCAACTCACCCCGGTGGAACTCACCGAGGCTGACCTGACCCTCGACCAGGCTGGCATCCGCAACACCAATGAAACGCTCGCCAAGGCGGTTGACTGA
- the tssK gene encoding type VI secretion system baseplate subunit TssK, giving the protein MNSHKVIWQEGMLLRPQHFQHNDRYYDHQMKTRTQLLGSYTWGFLNLDIDLQFLNMGKLVISQASGILPDGSLFELGGNTEPLALDVPPNTGNTPIYLALPLVTGNHIEARRPEQSDVLARYTAYESEVADSNAGDDSASQVSCARPDFKLLLGEQQSDQAYVKLKICEVLDTTPDGVISLDPDFVPTYIQAHSSSYLLSCLKEVISMLGHRGDTIADRIRSNGKVGGAEVGDFMMLQLINRTELLLRHYLGLEQVHPEELYRTLLTMLGDLATFSSDSKRPRLDSRYQHSDQGASFRKLMEAIRQVLSMVLEQHAIELVLQARQYGIIVSPLHDHKLLGSASFVLAASANCDSEELRHRLPAHLKVGPVERIRQLVNLHLPGIKVKPLPVAPRQIAFHSNKTYFILELSSEDLAQLERSGGFAFHVSGEFAELELKFWAIRN; this is encoded by the coding sequence ATGAACTCCCATAAAGTCATTTGGCAGGAAGGCATGCTGCTGCGTCCGCAGCACTTCCAGCACAACGATCGCTATTACGACCACCAGATGAAGACCCGCACCCAGTTGCTGGGCAGCTACACCTGGGGTTTCCTGAACCTGGACATCGACTTGCAGTTCCTCAACATGGGCAAACTGGTGATCAGCCAGGCCTCGGGGATTCTGCCGGACGGCAGCCTGTTCGAACTGGGCGGCAACACCGAGCCGTTGGCCCTGGACGTACCGCCGAACACCGGCAACACGCCGATCTACCTGGCGCTGCCGCTGGTCACCGGTAACCACATCGAAGCCCGTCGCCCGGAGCAATCCGACGTGCTGGCGCGCTACACCGCGTACGAGTCAGAAGTGGCTGACTCCAACGCCGGCGACGACTCCGCCAGCCAGGTCAGCTGCGCCCGTCCAGACTTCAAGTTGTTGCTCGGCGAGCAGCAGAGCGATCAGGCTTACGTGAAGCTGAAGATCTGCGAAGTGCTCGACACCACGCCCGACGGCGTGATCAGCCTCGACCCGGACTTCGTGCCGACCTACATCCAGGCGCATTCGTCCAGCTACCTGCTGTCGTGCCTCAAAGAAGTGATCAGCATGCTCGGCCACCGGGGCGACACCATCGCCGACCGGATCCGTTCCAACGGCAAGGTCGGTGGCGCGGAAGTCGGCGACTTCATGATGCTGCAACTGATCAACCGCACCGAACTGCTGCTGCGTCACTACCTCGGCCTGGAGCAGGTTCACCCGGAAGAGTTGTACCGCACGCTGCTGACCATGCTCGGTGACTTGGCGACGTTCTCCAGCGACAGCAAACGCCCGCGCCTGGACAGCCGTTACCAGCACAGCGACCAGGGCGCGAGCTTCCGCAAACTGATGGAAGCGATTCGTCAGGTGCTGTCGATGGTGCTCGAACAGCACGCCATCGAACTGGTGCTGCAAGCGCGTCAGTACGGGATCATCGTCTCGCCGTTGCACGACCACAAACTGCTGGGCTCGGCGTCGTTCGTGCTCGCGGCCAGTGCCAACTGCGATTCCGAAGAACTGCGCCACCGCTTGCCGGCGCACCTCAAGGTCGGCCCGGTGGAGCGCATTCGCCAACTGGTCAACCTGCATCTGCCAGGCATCAAGGTTAAACCGTTGCCGGTGGCCCCGCGGCAGATCGCGTTCCACTCCAACAAAACCTATTTCATCCTCGAACTCAGTTCCGAAGACCTGGCACAACTCGAGCGCTCCGGCGGCTTCGCGTTCCACGTGTCCGGCGAATTTGCCGAGCTTGAACTGAAATTCTGGGCCATCAGGAACTGA
- the icmH gene encoding type IVB secretion system protein IcmH/DotU — protein MIKDTEYNQDDKTVLLDRQGHGPAQSPLTDFAAPPRFEQLEERMIYAARLRPAEAFNISLNSLVAAASDLLSEVVRLKHSDTREDMYALNERLTSALKLFEVRALHNGAESSQVMAARYVLCTVVDEAVVTTPWGNESEWSQMSLLSSFHNETFGGEKFFQLLDRLSKNPVKHLPMLELMYLCLSLGFEGKYRVQARGMLELEGIRDALYRQIRQLRGDVPRELSPHWEGLNDQRRSLVRIVPAWMVVLFTVVCLVVMYSGFAWVLGEQRETVLQPYQQLDPAAVQSQSQP, from the coding sequence ATGATCAAGGACACGGAATACAACCAGGACGATAAAACCGTCCTGCTCGATCGCCAGGGCCACGGCCCGGCGCAGAGTCCACTGACAGATTTCGCCGCGCCGCCGCGTTTCGAACAGCTCGAAGAACGCATGATCTACGCCGCGCGTTTGCGCCCGGCCGAAGCGTTCAACATCAGCCTCAATTCGCTGGTGGCCGCCGCGTCTGACCTGTTGTCGGAAGTGGTGCGCCTCAAGCACAGCGACACCCGCGAAGACATGTACGCACTCAACGAGCGACTGACCTCCGCGCTGAAGCTGTTTGAAGTGCGCGCGCTGCACAACGGCGCCGAAAGCAGCCAGGTGATGGCCGCCCGTTACGTGCTCTGCACCGTGGTCGACGAAGCCGTCGTGACCACGCCGTGGGGCAACGAAAGCGAGTGGTCGCAAATGAGCCTGCTCAGCAGCTTCCACAACGAAACCTTCGGCGGCGAGAAGTTCTTCCAGCTGCTGGATCGCCTGTCGAAAAACCCGGTCAAGCACCTGCCGATGCTGGAGCTGATGTACTTGTGCCTGTCCCTGGGTTTCGAAGGCAAGTACCGGGTGCAAGCCCGCGGCATGCTCGAGCTCGAAGGCATCCGCGACGCCTTGTATCGCCAGATTCGTCAACTGCGCGGCGACGTGCCCCGTGAGCTGTCACCGCATTGGGAAGGCTTGAACGATCAGCGCCGCAGCCTGGTGCGCATCGTGCCAGCGTGGATGGTGGTGCTGTTCACCGTGGTGTGCCTGGTGGTGATGTATTCGGGTTTTGCCTGGGTACTGGGCGAGCAACGCGAAACCGTTCTGCAACCTTATCAGCAGCTAGATCCGGCAGCGGTCCAGTCGCAGTCGCAGCCGTAA